A single window of Chloroflexota bacterium DNA harbors:
- a CDS encoding FAD:protein FMN transferase, with translation MSDVTTATWRALGTNAHLLVLEGDLARARSAVAALLDEVDLAYSRFRSDSELSRLNAAAGRPFVASRLFAQAIESSIRAGRLSDGLVDPTVGRAMRMAGYDDDFSRLGQRSEPLHIRLEPVPGWQAIHFDSRTREVRLSAGVELDLGSVGKALASDLAAAVALESGQAGGVLVSLGGDIATAGSAPEGGWRILVAEDSSTPIDADGEVIAISGGAVATSGTTVRRWIRGDVAAHHLIDPRTGAPADSPWRTASVIAATCVDANIAATASIIRGASAIAWLEALDLPARLVSAEGEIVRVGGWPAAPIERSPAATIAPPTTDAPPTTDAPPTTDAPARADAPARAEPAR, from the coding sequence ATGAGCGACGTGACCACGGCGACCTGGCGGGCACTCGGTACGAACGCCCACCTTCTCGTCCTCGAGGGAGACCTCGCCCGCGCCCGATCCGCCGTTGCCGCGTTGCTCGACGAGGTGGATCTCGCATACAGCCGATTCCGATCGGACAGCGAGCTCAGCCGGCTCAATGCGGCGGCCGGCCGGCCATTCGTCGCGAGCCGGCTGTTCGCCCAGGCGATCGAGTCGAGCATCCGGGCGGGACGCCTCAGCGACGGCCTGGTGGATCCGACGGTCGGGCGCGCGATGCGCATGGCCGGCTACGACGACGACTTCAGCCGCCTCGGCCAGCGCTCCGAGCCGCTCCACATCCGGCTCGAGCCGGTCCCGGGCTGGCAGGCGATCCACTTCGACTCCCGGACGCGGGAGGTCCGTCTTTCGGCTGGCGTTGAGCTCGACCTCGGGTCGGTCGGCAAGGCGCTCGCCTCCGACCTCGCCGCAGCGGTCGCGCTCGAGAGCGGCCAGGCCGGCGGCGTCCTCGTGAGCCTTGGTGGCGACATCGCGACGGCCGGCTCGGCACCGGAGGGTGGCTGGCGGATCCTCGTCGCCGAGGATAGCTCGACTCCCATCGATGCGGACGGGGAGGTGATCGCGATCTCGGGTGGCGCCGTCGCGACGTCCGGCACGACCGTCCGACGATGGATCCGCGGCGACGTCGCGGCCCACCATCTCATCGACCCGCGGACCGGTGCGCCGGCGGACAGCCCCTGGCGGACGGCCTCGGTCATCGCCGCGACGTGCGTCGACGCGAACATCGCCGCGACCGCGTCGATCATCCGCGGCGCATCGGCGATCGCCTGGCTCGAGGCGCTCGACCTGCCCGCCCGACTCGTCTCCGCGGAGGGGGAGATCGTCCGCGTCGGCGGTTGGCCGGCGGCACCGATCGAGCGATCCCCGGCAGCGACGATCGCCCCGCCGACGACCGACGCCCCGCCGACGACCGACGCCCCGCCGACGACCGACGCCCCGGCGAGGGCCGACGCCCCGGCGAGGGCCGAGCCAGCTCGATGA
- a CDS encoding PQQ-binding-like beta-propeller repeat protein has translation MEAWSTILDGAVYGQPLGVNGRVIVATEGDSVYSLDPANGRVIWRRHLGTPVPLSDLPCGNIDPLGITSTPVYDPTTASVFVVAEVSGPSHVLFALDPATGAVRWSRVVDLPGDDPRTHQQRAALALGNGYVYIGFGGLAGDCGQYRGKVVGVPLTGQGATIAYRVPVAREGAVWAPGGPVLDGDGNLYVSVGNGSSTSTYDGSDSVLELSPTLRLRSFFAPTTWAQDNARDADLGSLSPVLVPGGWVFIAGKSGTGYVLRQGNLGGIGGQVSSAEVCAAFGGAAQTGSTIYLPCSDGLRMVRIGADGSIHLGWRMGSGANGPPVIGGGAVWSIAIGAGELFALSPSTGAVLARIGLGPVPHFASPTLWNGLVLVGTMRGVTAIRPNP, from the coding sequence ATGGAAGCCTGGAGCACGATCCTCGACGGAGCGGTCTACGGGCAACCGCTCGGCGTCAACGGCCGGGTCATCGTCGCGACCGAGGGCGACAGCGTCTATTCCCTCGATCCGGCGAACGGGCGCGTCATCTGGCGCCGCCACCTCGGCACGCCGGTGCCGCTCTCCGACCTTCCCTGCGGCAACATCGACCCGCTCGGCATCACGAGCACTCCGGTCTACGATCCGACGACGGCGTCGGTATTCGTCGTGGCGGAGGTCTCGGGACCGAGCCACGTGCTCTTCGCCCTCGACCCGGCGACCGGCGCGGTCCGCTGGTCGCGCGTCGTGGACCTCCCGGGCGACGACCCGCGCACCCACCAGCAGCGTGCTGCGCTCGCGCTCGGCAATGGCTACGTGTACATCGGCTTCGGCGGCCTCGCCGGGGACTGCGGCCAGTATCGGGGCAAGGTCGTGGGCGTGCCGCTGACCGGCCAGGGCGCGACGATCGCCTACCGGGTGCCGGTGGCGCGGGAAGGGGCGGTCTGGGCGCCGGGCGGACCCGTCCTCGACGGTGACGGCAACCTCTACGTCTCGGTCGGCAACGGCAGCTCGACGTCCACGTATGACGGCAGCGACTCGGTCCTCGAGCTCTCCCCGACGCTTCGCCTGCGTTCGTTCTTCGCCCCGACGACGTGGGCGCAGGACAACGCGAGGGACGCCGACCTCGGCTCGCTCAGCCCGGTCCTCGTGCCGGGCGGCTGGGTCTTCATCGCCGGCAAGAGCGGCACCGGCTACGTCCTGCGCCAGGGGAACCTTGGAGGGATAGGCGGTCAGGTCTCGTCCGCCGAGGTATGCGCCGCCTTCGGAGGTGCCGCGCAGACCGGCTCCACGATCTATCTTCCGTGCTCGGACGGGCTCCGCATGGTCCGCATCGGCGCGGACGGCTCGATCCACCTCGGATGGAGGATGGGCTCCGGCGCCAACGGGCCACCGGTCATCGGCGGCGGTGCGGTCTGGAGCATCGCGATCGGGGCCGGCGAGCTCTTCGCGCTGTCACCCTCGACCGGGGCTGTCCTCGCCCGCATCGGCCTCGGCCCGGTGCCCCATTTCGCCTCGCCGACGCTCTGGAACGGCCTCGTGCTCGTGGGCACGATGCGCGGCGTGACCGCGATCCGGCCGAACCCGTGA
- a CDS encoding transglycosylase domain-containing protein — protein sequence MNMEDTETDVSGEPAPAHPAAIATPGRKSTRRRLLRWGSISAGLLVIAAVALWGLSPSVSDLESRVATLAALRGTPVLRPGDVPTLLAEAIVATEDERFYQHHGIDVIGLSRALLYDVAHLCACQGGSTITQQLAKDLYLNGSDGGFTKLVDIALAFKVELQPTKQRILADYLTEVPSGYGLHGMPEAACAYFHRPLRALDLGQIAVLAGMPQAPSAYDPRFHPVAAATRRAAVLASMVSEGYVTPQQAATAAAEPVVAAAMPGGC from the coding sequence ATGAACATGGAGGACACGGAGACGGACGTGAGTGGCGAGCCAGCGCCGGCCCACCCGGCCGCCATCGCCACGCCGGGGCGGAAGTCGACCCGCCGTCGATTGCTCCGCTGGGGTTCGATCTCCGCCGGCCTCCTCGTCATCGCCGCCGTCGCCCTCTGGGGACTGTCACCATCCGTCAGCGACCTCGAGAGCCGCGTGGCCACCCTCGCGGCGCTCCGTGGCACGCCGGTCCTCCGCCCGGGTGACGTTCCGACGCTCCTCGCCGAGGCGATCGTCGCGACGGAGGACGAGCGCTTCTACCAGCACCACGGCATCGACGTCATCGGCCTGAGCCGAGCGCTCCTCTATGACGTGGCGCATCTGTGCGCCTGTCAGGGCGGATCCACGATCACCCAGCAGCTCGCCAAGGATCTCTACCTCAACGGGTCGGACGGCGGGTTCACCAAGCTCGTCGACATCGCCCTCGCGTTCAAGGTGGAGCTCCAGCCCACCAAGCAGCGGATCCTCGCCGACTACCTGACCGAGGTGCCTTCCGGTTACGGTCTGCATGGCATGCCGGAGGCGGCCTGCGCGTACTTCCATCGACCGCTCCGGGCGCTCGACCTGGGACAGATCGCCGTGCTCGCCGGCATGCCCCAGGCGCCCTCCGCGTACGACCCGCGGTTCCATCCGGTGGCGGCCGCGACCCGCCGCGCGGCGGTCCTCGCGTCGATGGTCAGTGAAGGCTATGTGACGCCACAGCAGGCCGCGACGGCCGCGGCGGAACCGGTCGTTGCGGCCGCGATGCCCGGCGGCTGCTGA
- a CDS encoding GNAT family N-acetyltransferase, protein MSGLDVSIRPATVDDAPAIAAVHVRSWQVAYCGQLPDEVLDGLSVERRTRWWGVGWWEARGASHHLLVAEAGGALVGFAAIGPSRDDDATIGVGELFAIYAAPETWGQGVGRALMNAAIDAGRSAGFGEATLWVLETNERARRFYAAAGWHADGGRRVEQIGDADVLEIRYLRDLSV, encoded by the coding sequence ATGAGCGGCCTCGACGTGAGCATCCGTCCGGCGACCGTTGACGATGCGCCGGCGATCGCCGCCGTCCACGTCCGGAGCTGGCAGGTCGCGTACTGCGGCCAGCTGCCGGACGAGGTACTCGATGGCCTTTCGGTCGAGCGGCGAACGCGGTGGTGGGGCGTCGGCTGGTGGGAGGCGCGCGGGGCGAGCCATCACCTGCTCGTGGCCGAAGCCGGCGGCGCTCTCGTGGGCTTTGCGGCGATCGGCCCGAGCCGCGATGACGACGCGACGATCGGCGTCGGTGAGCTCTTCGCCATCTACGCCGCTCCCGAGACGTGGGGACAGGGAGTCGGCCGTGCCCTCATGAACGCCGCCATCGATGCCGGACGATCAGCGGGTTTCGGCGAGGCGACCCTCTGGGTGCTCGAGACGAACGAGCGGGCGCGCCGCTTCTACGCGGCCGCCGGCTGGCACGCCGATGGCGGTCGACGGGTGGAGCAGATCGGAGACGCCGACGTACTCGAGATCCGATACCTGCGGGACCTCTCGGTCTGA
- a CDS encoding SIMPL domain-containing protein (The SIMPL domain is named for its presence in mouse protein SIMPL (signalling molecule that associates with mouse pelle-like kinase). Bacterial member BP26, from Brucella, was shown to assemble into a channel-like structure, while YggE from E. coli has been associated with resistance to oxidative stress.), with protein MSSTPRILGIGIALGLAAGLLVGVGLTAPARTAAISPSAAPIMPSGGTTAGAPGALPAVTGGGTTVTSSGSAIAYPFFGGAPGIAPDHTIVVTGVGQADMATDGSDRAASQKSALVAALADAKAQADAIAAATGLRISGVLSVSASVSPSYGVLPMMGGASGSGPGQPLSPTVQVPPYPQTLSVSVTVEYRVS; from the coding sequence ATGTCATCCACTCCTCGGATCCTCGGTATCGGGATCGCGCTCGGACTCGCAGCGGGCCTCCTCGTCGGGGTGGGCCTGACCGCGCCCGCCAGGACGGCCGCCATATCACCGTCGGCCGCGCCGATCATGCCTTCTGGCGGCACCACGGCCGGGGCACCGGGTGCGCTCCCGGCGGTCACGGGAGGCGGGACCACCGTCACATCATCCGGCAGCGCCATCGCCTATCCGTTCTTCGGGGGCGCTCCCGGCATCGCTCCTGACCACACGATCGTCGTGACCGGGGTCGGACAGGCCGACATGGCGACCGACGGGTCGGACCGCGCCGCCTCGCAGAAGAGCGCCCTCGTCGCGGCCCTCGCCGACGCGAAGGCGCAGGCGGACGCCATCGCCGCGGCGACCGGACTCAGGATCAGCGGGGTCCTGTCGGTGAGCGCCTCGGTGTCGCCCTCCTATGGCGTCCTGCCGATGATGGGTGGAGCGAGCGGGAGTGGCCCCGGACAGCCGTTGTCGCCGACGGTTCAGGTGCCGCCCTATCCGCAGACCCTGAGCGTGTCGGTCACGGTCGAGTACCGCGTCAGCTGA
- a CDS encoding type II toxin-antitoxin system VapC family toxin — MRFWDSSAIVPLLVAESSSAAVTREYELDPEVVAWWATEAECVSALARLERESSLTSPSMARGLRRLDGLVRAWREVQPVTAVRETAIRLLRVHPLRTADALQLGAAIVAAENHPATLRLVTLDERLAQAAEREGFAVVRPDQAPSESSS, encoded by the coding sequence GTGAGGTTCTGGGACAGCTCGGCGATCGTCCCCCTCCTGGTGGCGGAATCGTCGAGCGCGGCCGTGACGCGGGAGTACGAGCTCGACCCCGAGGTCGTCGCCTGGTGGGCGACGGAGGCGGAGTGCGTCTCCGCGCTCGCTCGTCTCGAACGGGAGAGCAGCCTGACCTCGCCGTCCATGGCCCGGGGGCTCCGGCGTCTCGATGGCCTGGTGAGGGCCTGGCGCGAGGTCCAGCCGGTCACGGCCGTCCGCGAGACCGCGATCCGACTGCTTCGCGTCCATCCGCTGCGTACCGCCGACGCCCTCCAGCTCGGTGCGGCGATCGTGGCCGCCGAGAACCACCCGGCGACCCTTCGGCTCGTCACGCTTGACGAGCGGCTCGCGCAGGCGGCCGAACGCGAGGGGTTCGCGGTGGTCCGCCCCGATCAGGCGCCATCGGAATCCTCGTCCTGA
- a CDS encoding type II toxin-antitoxin system prevent-host-death family antitoxin: protein MNTATITEAKNGLSALIDRVRNGESILILDRGVPVARLEPVAASSDPTGRLRRLERAGVIRVGDAPPPLDLLRTPAPPLAPGTSVVQTLLQERRSGR, encoded by the coding sequence ATGAACACAGCAACGATCACCGAAGCCAAGAATGGACTCAGCGCGCTCATCGACCGGGTCAGGAATGGCGAGAGCATCCTCATCCTCGACCGCGGTGTGCCAGTCGCCCGGCTGGAGCCGGTCGCAGCGTCCTCAGACCCCACGGGCCGCCTGCGTCGCCTCGAACGGGCTGGCGTCATCCGGGTCGGCGACGCCCCGCCACCCCTCGATCTGCTGCGCACGCCGGCGCCGCCGCTGGCTCCGGGCACCAGTGTGGTTCAGACGCTCCTCCAGGAACGGCGATCCGGGCGGTGA
- a CDS encoding helix-turn-helix transcriptional regulator, with protein sequence MDRCDVASLHPEVVRPLIGRLLSSDASHVTASWFDTLADPTRVRTLHALALTPELCVCDLALLLDLSVSAVSHQLRLLRERGVVTRRKAGRIAFYALADEHVRHVLADALAHTAESTSGTA encoded by the coding sequence ATCGACCGATGCGACGTCGCCTCCCTGCACCCTGAGGTCGTCCGGCCCCTGATCGGTCGGCTGCTCTCGTCGGACGCCTCGCACGTGACGGCCTCCTGGTTCGACACCCTCGCCGATCCGACGCGGGTGCGGACCCTCCACGCCCTCGCGCTCACGCCGGAACTCTGTGTCTGCGATCTCGCGCTCCTGCTCGACCTGTCCGTCTCGGCCGTGAGCCACCAGCTGCGACTGCTCCGCGAACGCGGCGTCGTCACCCGCCGCAAGGCGGGTCGGATCGCGTTCTACGCGCTCGCCGACGAACATGTCCGTCACGTTCTCGCGGATGCGCTTGCGCACACGGCCGAGTCGACGAGCGGGACCGCCTGA
- a CDS encoding cation transporter — MPDVNSAAAATRGRLRVVFGLTLAIFALEAIGGIAANSLALLADAGHMLTDVAGVGLALLAIWIGSRPPNAARTFGYQRLEILAAVVNAVLLFGVGGFILFEALRRLAAPPEVAPGLMIAVALVGLAGNGASLWLLRDAQTRSLNVRGAYLEVLSDFAGSAAVIVAGVAIVLTGFGAADAIASMFIGILVFPRTWRLLRDAVDVLLEATPKGLDMALVRSHILEAPGVADCHDLHVWTITSGMNVVSAHVIVEPDTQPAVVLDHLCECLAGFFDIEHSTFQIETADRRRLEEVGHA; from the coding sequence ATGCCGGACGTCAACAGCGCCGCGGCGGCCACCCGCGGTCGCCTCCGGGTGGTCTTCGGGCTGACGCTCGCGATCTTCGCGCTGGAGGCCATCGGCGGGATCGCGGCGAACAGCCTCGCCCTGCTCGCCGACGCCGGACACATGCTGACGGACGTCGCCGGGGTCGGGCTCGCCCTTCTGGCGATCTGGATCGGCTCCCGGCCCCCGAACGCAGCGCGGACATTCGGCTATCAGCGGCTCGAGATCCTCGCGGCGGTCGTCAATGCCGTCCTCCTCTTCGGGGTCGGTGGCTTCATCCTGTTCGAGGCGCTGCGCCGGCTGGCCGCGCCGCCGGAGGTGGCGCCCGGGCTCATGATCGCGGTCGCACTCGTCGGCCTGGCCGGCAACGGCGCCTCGCTGTGGCTCCTTCGGGATGCGCAGACCCGGAGCCTCAATGTCCGCGGGGCGTACCTCGAGGTGCTCAGCGACTTCGCGGGTTCCGCGGCGGTCATCGTTGCCGGGGTGGCGATCGTCCTCACCGGGTTCGGGGCGGCCGACGCGATCGCCTCGATGTTCATTGGGATCCTCGTCTTCCCGCGCACGTGGCGGCTCCTCCGCGATGCGGTCGACGTCCTCCTCGAGGCGACGCCCAAGGGTCTCGACATGGCGCTCGTCCGATCGCACATCCTCGAGGCCCCGGGGGTGGCGGACTGCCACGATCTCCACGTCTGGACGATCACCTCGGGGATGAACGTCGTGTCCGCCCACGTGATCGTCGAGCCGGACACGCAGCCCGCCGTCGTACTCGACCACCTGTGCGAGTGCCTGGCCGGCTTCTTCGACATCGAGCACAGCACGTTCCAGATCGAGACCGCCGATCGGCGACGCCTGGAGGAGGTCGGGCACGCGTGA
- a CDS encoding type II toxin-antitoxin system prevent-host-death family antitoxin, translating into MAEVTIRELRNRGGEVVDRVAAGERLTVTRDGRPMAELRPYRSTPLSAAVLLRRWRRLPILDAGSLRGEVDAVIDPRL; encoded by the coding sequence ATGGCAGAGGTGACGATCAGGGAGCTGCGCAATCGCGGTGGCGAGGTCGTGGACCGTGTGGCGGCCGGAGAGCGCCTGACGGTGACTCGCGATGGACGACCAATGGCGGAGCTCCGACCGTATCGGTCGACGCCGCTGTCGGCCGCCGTCCTCCTGCGTCGATGGCGGCGCCTGCCGATCCTTGACGCCGGGTCGCTTCGCGGTGAGGTCGACGCCGTCATCGATCCGCGTCTGTGA
- a CDS encoding type II toxin-antitoxin system VapC family toxin: MTTRPTGLLDSSVVIVLTRLRDPGGLPDAPVISAITLAELSVGPLVATTDTERAARLAHLQQAEADFEPLPFDADAARAFGQVAASLRRAGRKTSVRAHDAMIAAIAIANDLPLYTCNPDDFIGIEGLDVVTVALPDERRSTG; the protein is encoded by the coding sequence GTGACCACGCGTCCCACCGGGCTGCTCGACTCGAGCGTGGTCATCGTGCTGACTCGCCTTCGCGATCCCGGCGGATTGCCCGATGCCCCGGTCATCTCTGCTATCACCCTCGCGGAGCTGTCGGTCGGTCCGCTCGTCGCCACGACCGACACCGAGCGCGCCGCCCGACTCGCACACCTCCAACAGGCCGAGGCCGACTTCGAGCCCCTGCCGTTCGATGCCGATGCCGCCCGTGCCTTCGGCCAGGTCGCCGCATCGCTCCGGCGGGCCGGACGCAAGACGTCGGTCCGTGCCCACGACGCGATGATCGCCGCGATCGCGATCGCCAACGATCTGCCCCTGTACACCTGCAACCCGGACGACTTCATCGGCATCGAAGGCCTGGATGTCGTCACCGTCGCGCTCCCGGATGAACGGCGATCGACGGGATAG
- a CDS encoding AbrB/MazE/SpoVT family DNA-binding domain-containing protein, whose amino-acid sequence MAETHGFLGSATVGTKGQIVIPAEARSSMGVKRARILRAGSGRRERAASAVERKPAQLVAQPLVVEHKFSDLVGELGALPLALQAASRLALVISRCRPRRPDRVGRGAELVSRHMAHRGGLAGSVGGMPCCPTQVSGSSVCMAGRRAGLCPRDPTPRPGPPEVDRPTWTVVLRPCLLEVVQHMLRAISRPPREKTMIVVLEDPTATHG is encoded by the coding sequence ATGGCAGAGACCCACGGATTCCTGGGGTCGGCGACGGTCGGCACCAAAGGCCAGATCGTGATCCCGGCGGAGGCCCGCTCGTCGATGGGCGTCAAGCGGGCGCGTATCCTCCGGGCGGGGTCAGGTCGCCGGGAGCGAGCCGCGTCAGCAGTCGAACGCAAACCAGCACAACTCGTTGCGCAGCCGCTGGTCGTCGAGCACAAGTTCTCGGATCTCGTGGGGGAGTTGGGCGCGCTGCCACTGGCACTCCAAGCGGCCAGCCGCCTCGCGCTCGTCATCAGCCGCTGCCGCCCGCGTCGCCCTGATCGCGTAGGCCGCGGCGCCGAGCTCGTGAGCCGCCACATGGCCCACCGCGGCGGCCTGGCCGGCAGCGTAGGCGGCATGCCGTGCTGCCCCACCCAGGTCTCTGGCAGCAGCGTTTGCATGGCCGGCCGCCGTGCGGGCCTCTGCCCACGTGATCCCACCCCGCGCCCAGGCCCGCCCGAGGTCGATCGCCCGACGTGGACGGTCGTCCTTCGGCCGTGCCTGCTCGAAGTGGTGCAGCACATGCTCCGCGCAATCAGCCGCCCACCTCGCGAGAAGACGATGATCGTCGTCCTGGAGGATCCCACCGCGACGCACGGGTGA